From Alloacidobacterium dinghuense:
CTTCAAACCCAAGCCGTATGAAGTGGATATGTCAAATCCCTTCTATCGTTACGACCCCAGCCAGTGCATCCTCTGCGGTCAGTGTGTGCAGGCCTGCCAGAATGTGCAGGTGAATGAAACACTCTCAATCGGCTGGGAGTTAGAGCATCCGCGCGTTTTGTGGGACGGAGGGATGCAAATTGGTGGATCGAGCTGTGTCTCCTGCGGCCATTGCATCACCGTTTGTCCCTGCAACGCGCTCATGGAAAAATCGATGCTCGGTGAAGCCGGCTTCCTGAGCGGCATGCCGAAGGAATCTCTCAACAAAATGATCGACGTGGTGAAGGCCATTGAGCCCGAAATGGGTTACGGCGCAATCATGCAGGTTTCGCAGACCGAATCGAAGATGCGCGAAGAGCGCATCAAGAGAACCAAGACAGTCTGCACATATTGCGCGGTAGGCTGCAGCTACGACGTGTGGACGAAAGACCGTAAGATCCTCAAGATTGTTCCCCAGCATGGCGACGCCAACCAGATATCTACCTGTGTGAAAGGCAAGTTTGGCTGGGACTTCGTCAACCACGAAGAACGCCTTCAGAAGCCCCTGATTCGCACAGAAAACGGCTTCCGCGAGGCGAGCTGGGAAGAAGCGCTCGCTCTGGTCAGCGAGAAGCTCGGACAGATCAAGAAGGATCATGGTCCCGATTCCATCGGCATCATCGTGTCGTCAAAGACGACGAACGAAGATGGATACCTGATGCAGAAGTTCGCTCGCTCCGTCATCGGCACGAACAACATCGACAATTGCTCGCGCTACTGCCAGGCTCCCGCTACCACCGGTCTCTTCCGCACCGTGGGCTATGGCGGGGATGCCGGGTCGATCGAGGATATCGGCAAGTCGAAGCTGATCGTCATTGTCGGTGCCAACACGGCTGAGGCTCATCCCGTGCTCGCCACGAGGATCAAGCGTTCTCACAAGCTGCTTGGCCAGAGGCTCATCGTTGCCGACCCTCGCGAGAACGAGATGGCGCGCCGTGCAAATATTCACTTCCGGCCGCGCCCCGGTACAGACCTTGTCTGGCTTTGCGCCATGAGCCGTTACATGTTCGACCACGGCCACGCGAAGTTGGACTTCATCAAGCAGTGGGTGAACAACGAGGAGGAGTTCAGGAAGAGTCTTGAGCCCTTCACGATGGAGTACGCGGCGAAGATTTGCGAGGTTCCGCTCGATACGCTGGAGGCGGTCGCGCTGGAGATGGTCGCGGCGGATACAATGTGCATCCTCTGGGCGATGGGAGTCACTCAGCATATCCGTGCCTCCGACACTTCAACAGCGATCTCGAATCTCCTGCTGACCACCGGCAACTACATGCGCCCTGGTTGCGGAGCCTATCCGCTGCGTGGCCACAACAACGTTCAGGGAGCCGGCGATATTGGCGCCTCGCCCAACAACTACCCGGGATATCAGAGCGTCAATGATCCCGATATCCGCGGGAGGTTTGAGAAGACGTGGGGCGTGCCACTATCACCAGAGGTCGGCATGAACAACCACGAGATGATGGTGGGCGCGTATGAAGGCAGGTTCCGCGCGATGTATCTGTCGGGCGAGGACATGATCTCTGCCGATTCCAATGCGAATTGGATCGCGGGCGGCTTCGAGAAATTGGAATTCTTTGTCGTTCAGGACATCTTCTTTTCAGAAACCTGCCGCTATGCGGATGTCATCCTGCCGGCCTCTCCGGCACTTGAGAAAGACGGCACATTCACCAACACCGAGCGCAGAATCCAGCGGCTCTACCACGCGCTTCCGGAATTGGGAGACAGCATGGCGGACTGGAAGA
This genomic window contains:
- the fdhF gene encoding formate dehydrogenase subunit alpha, which translates into the protein MGTLELVEPPAPADQTAAEVEISIDGDPVRAKEGELLVEAVLRHKEIPHICYHSPLMGPIQTCDTCMVEVDGKLVRACGTKVTSGLKVLAESQRARDARAEAFDVILGNHMLYCTVCDNNNENCRVHNTALALNVQHQEHPFKPKPYEVDMSNPFYRYDPSQCILCGQCVQACQNVQVNETLSIGWELEHPRVLWDGGMQIGGSSCVSCGHCITVCPCNALMEKSMLGEAGFLSGMPKESLNKMIDVVKAIEPEMGYGAIMQVSQTESKMREERIKRTKTVCTYCAVGCSYDVWTKDRKILKIVPQHGDANQISTCVKGKFGWDFVNHEERLQKPLIRTENGFREASWEEALALVSEKLGQIKKDHGPDSIGIIVSSKTTNEDGYLMQKFARSVIGTNNIDNCSRYCQAPATTGLFRTVGYGGDAGSIEDIGKSKLIVIVGANTAEAHPVLATRIKRSHKLLGQRLIVADPRENEMARRANIHFRPRPGTDLVWLCAMSRYMFDHGHAKLDFIKQWVNNEEEFRKSLEPFTMEYAAKICEVPLDTLEAVALEMVAADTMCILWAMGVTQHIRASDTSTAISNLLLTTGNYMRPGCGAYPLRGHNNVQGAGDIGASPNNYPGYQSVNDPDIRGRFEKTWGVPLSPEVGMNNHEMMVGAYEGRFRAMYLSGEDMISADSNANWIAGGFEKLEFFVVQDIFFSETCRYADVILPASPALEKDGTFTNTERRIQRLYHALPELGDSMADWKITQEIANRMGANWSYSHPSEIMDELASLSPIHAGVRYDRLEGYNTLQWPVASDGADQPVLYLNGFPFPDNKARFWPVSFTEPEEQLDEDFDLFLNNGRQLEHFHEGNMTYRVSGIREETPERYLEISQELAEERGMATGRWVRVISRHGSLVIKVLVTSRVHGKQVYIPLFSQEGPVNVLTGSHADNATHTPAYKETAVKIKVLPEQGSNPLRQLNFRYAGKPTSQNGVEVERKWKRADYRMPGSPKLIRIQLQK